One genomic region from Nocardia vinacea encodes:
- a CDS encoding antitoxin: protein MDFKNLANKALDLAQQNADKVDTAIDKVGDLVDKQTDGKFASQVDAAQDAAKKAINKDS from the coding sequence GTGGATTTCAAGAACCTGGCGAACAAGGCGTTGGACCTGGCCCAGCAGAATGCGGACAAGGTGGATACGGCCATCGATAAGGTGGGCGATCTCGTCGACAAGCAGACCGACGGCAAGTTCGCGAGCCAGGTCGATGCCGCGCAGGACGCCGCCAAGAAGGCCATCAACAAGGACAGCTGA
- a CDS encoding isochorismatase family cysteine hydrolase, with protein sequence MRHGNGLDIPEGLTDVCAPHRMAVIVYDMQVGVLSQLPDGPEIIERVARVVEAARRGGYPIIFLRHFFLPRRLSGTFALRMAMSWQQVDNVDDVKFILQRDTPAFELVPELRPTADEVIFDKTSMSAFEGTPLAAVLRDLGIGAYAIAGVALEIGIAPTVTHSTDLGFVPVIISDAVGGRDKEAMARAHDDFEFQGHAMVTDSATIIPLLAREQS encoded by the coding sequence ATGCGGCATGGCAACGGACTGGACATTCCCGAAGGACTCACCGATGTGTGTGCGCCGCACCGCATGGCGGTGATCGTCTACGACATGCAGGTCGGTGTGCTGTCCCAACTGCCGGACGGTCCGGAGATCATCGAGCGGGTGGCGCGGGTGGTCGAAGCGGCACGGCGAGGCGGTTATCCGATCATCTTCCTGCGGCATTTCTTCCTGCCGCGCCGCCTGAGTGGCACCTTCGCGCTGCGAATGGCCATGAGCTGGCAGCAGGTCGACAATGTCGACGACGTGAAGTTCATCCTGCAACGCGACACCCCGGCCTTCGAACTGGTTCCGGAGCTGCGGCCGACAGCGGACGAGGTGATCTTCGACAAGACCTCGATGTCGGCATTCGAGGGCACGCCATTGGCCGCGGTGCTGCGCGATCTCGGCATCGGCGCATACGCGATCGCGGGTGTCGCGCTGGAGATCGGCATCGCGCCGACGGTCACCCATTCGACCGATCTCGGCTTCGTGCCGGTGATCATCAGCGATGCCGTCGGCGGCCGCGATAAGGAGGCAATGGCGCGCGCCCACGACGATTTCGAATTCCAGGGCCACGCGATGGTCACCGACAGCGCGACCATCATTCCGCTGCTCGCCCGCGAACAGAGCTGA
- a CDS encoding lipase family protein, giving the protein MAFAFVPVARAVPMPDQDPFYVAPTDLASQPDGAVLRTRSIALYGLPLPVSAWQVQYRTNDTNGSPIAGMATVLVPNWPWFGPGQRPLLSYQIAEDSLATRCAPSYALRGGWDLGGANTYIDTPFIAEGLRRGWAVVTSDYEGPDSRFLDGVNSGRAVLDGIRAARTLAPDGVGPASPIGAWGYSGGAFATLWAAQIQPEYAPDIQFAGITSGGVPADWTAMAHSVDGTVQAGLAILTLIAIAKNEPNSGVPDLLNERGRIALAEDASACAPDLVFKYFNAHVDDFAAVPDVLFHPVFRAATDRQELGGSAPVMPMYLYHSTTDDVIPVAGFTDLVGRYCAAGADLTSVHSALPGHNVTAIGEAPGAMGFLADRFAGVSIASGCHGR; this is encoded by the coding sequence GTGGCGTTCGCATTCGTGCCCGTTGCCAGGGCTGTGCCGATGCCGGATCAGGACCCGTTCTACGTGGCACCGACCGATCTGGCTTCGCAGCCCGACGGTGCTGTGCTGCGGACGCGCTCGATCGCGTTGTACGGTCTTCCGCTTCCGGTTTCGGCATGGCAGGTGCAATACCGGACCAACGATACGAACGGGTCGCCGATCGCGGGTATGGCCACCGTTCTGGTGCCCAACTGGCCGTGGTTCGGTCCTGGCCAGCGGCCGCTGCTCTCATACCAGATCGCGGAGGACAGTCTCGCCACCCGGTGTGCGCCGTCGTACGCGCTGCGGGGCGGCTGGGATCTCGGCGGCGCGAATACCTATATCGATACACCGTTCATCGCCGAGGGTCTGCGCCGCGGCTGGGCGGTGGTGACAAGCGATTACGAGGGGCCGGACTCCCGATTCCTGGACGGCGTCAACTCCGGCCGTGCGGTGCTCGATGGCATCAGGGCGGCCCGCACGCTCGCACCCGACGGAGTCGGTCCGGCGAGCCCGATTGGGGCGTGGGGCTATTCGGGCGGTGCCTTCGCGACGCTGTGGGCGGCGCAGATACAACCGGAGTACGCGCCCGATATCCAGTTCGCTGGAATCACCTCGGGCGGGGTGCCCGCCGATTGGACAGCCATGGCCCATAGTGTCGATGGCACCGTGCAGGCGGGGCTGGCAATACTCACATTGATCGCGATCGCGAAGAACGAGCCGAATTCCGGTGTGCCGGACCTGCTCAACGAACGCGGTCGCATTGCCCTCGCCGAGGATGCCTCGGCCTGTGCTCCGGATCTGGTCTTCAAGTACTTCAATGCGCATGTGGACGATTTCGCGGCGGTGCCGGATGTGTTGTTCCATCCGGTATTTCGGGCCGCGACCGACCGCCAGGAGTTGGGCGGTAGCGCGCCGGTCATGCCGATGTACCTGTACCACAGCACAACCGACGATGTGATTCCGGTCGCGGGCTTCACCGATCTGGTCGGGCGATACTGCGCAGCGGGTGCCGATCTCACCTCCGTGCATTCGGCGCTGCCCGGACACAATGTGACCGCCATCGGTGAAGCGCCAGGTGCGATGGGGTTCCTTGCCGATCGCTTCGCGGGTGTCTCGATAGCCTCCGGCTGCCACGGCCGATAA
- a CDS encoding ammonium transporter, with protein MILRKITAAAVPIVAAVAVGAGTSYAQPDAAPVPDIGYEAKLVDDKIVTTLTNGSFQMSANTVDIKDIAGNTVVTLPLSFRQDGLEFTMPHEIRDAGRVLELTAVKDYTQARQAATPIASPRENLRAQDNFLSQFGIATAIGGFLGTVIGALVGLTGIIGGPTVIASVLAGAGIGGIIGTLVVGGPALIIAGIDLFSTLTAPAGTTKWQDAPVK; from the coding sequence ATGATTCTCCGCAAGATCACTGCGGCAGCCGTGCCGATCGTCGCCGCTGTCGCGGTCGGCGCGGGCACCTCCTATGCACAGCCGGATGCCGCGCCCGTACCCGACATCGGGTACGAGGCAAAACTGGTGGACGACAAGATCGTCACCACACTGACCAACGGGTCCTTCCAAATGTCGGCGAACACCGTGGATATCAAGGACATCGCGGGCAATACGGTAGTGACGCTGCCACTGTCGTTCCGGCAGGACGGTCTGGAGTTCACCATGCCGCACGAGATCCGCGACGCGGGCCGGGTGCTGGAATTGACCGCGGTCAAGGACTACACGCAGGCGCGGCAGGCGGCCACACCGATCGCGTCGCCGCGGGAGAATCTGCGCGCGCAGGATAACTTCCTGTCCCAGTTCGGGATTGCCACCGCCATCGGCGGCTTTCTCGGCACGGTGATCGGCGCGCTGGTCGGGCTCACCGGCATCATCGGCGGGCCGACCGTCATCGCCAGCGTCCTCGCGGGCGCGGGTATCGGCGGCATCATCGGCACCCTCGTGGTCGGCGGACCGGCATTGATCATCGCGGGCATCGATCTGTTCAGCACCCTGACCGCCCCGGCCGGCACCACCAAATGGCAGGACGCACCGGTCAAGTAG
- a CDS encoding energy-coupling factor transporter transmembrane protein EcfT, with protein MSTVLFREVPVSSPVHSLWAGTKIIGAFLISVVLMFLPSWPVLGLMVVFLIAIGVMARLPLSTLPRLPWWFWAAIGIGALLNVPVGSESVLRYTNVTVFGLILLASSFLIAWTTPMGDIAPALAKLGAPLRRFRVPVDEWAVVIALTLRGLPLLMDEIRVLRAARRLRPKDGLLTRAADNPLVDILTAAMAVSSRRATELGEAISARGGTGQLTARPSAPGRNDAIALTIVIAVCLGAVVLDLLA; from the coding sequence ATGAGTACGGTGCTGTTCCGCGAAGTGCCGGTTTCCAGTCCGGTGCACAGCCTCTGGGCCGGAACCAAGATTATCGGAGCGTTCCTGATCAGTGTGGTGCTGATGTTCCTGCCGTCCTGGCCGGTACTCGGCTTGATGGTCGTATTCCTGATCGCGATCGGGGTGATGGCCCGACTGCCGCTGAGCACACTGCCGCGCCTGCCGTGGTGGTTCTGGGCGGCGATCGGCATCGGCGCTCTGCTCAATGTGCCGGTGGGCAGCGAATCCGTGCTGCGCTACACCAATGTCACCGTCTTCGGCCTGATCCTGCTGGCCTCCTCGTTCCTGATCGCCTGGACCACCCCGATGGGCGATATCGCCCCCGCACTGGCCAAACTCGGCGCCCCACTGCGCAGATTCCGCGTGCCCGTGGACGAATGGGCCGTGGTCATCGCGCTGACCTTGCGCGGACTGCCGCTGCTGATGGACGAAATCCGGGTACTGCGGGCGGCGCGCCGACTGCGCCCGAAGGATGGCCTGCTCACTCGCGCCGCCGATAATCCGCTCGTCGATATCCTCACCGCCGCGATGGCGGTATCCAGCCGCCGGGCAACCGAACTGGGCGAGGCCATCTCCGCGCGCGGCGGCACCGGCCAGCTCACCGCCCGCCCGAGCGCCCCCGGACGCAATGACGCGATCGCCCTGACGATTGTCATCGCGGTCTGCCTCGGCGCGGTCGTCCTCGATCTGCTCGCCTGA
- a CDS encoding ATP-binding cassette domain-containing protein, whose amino-acid sequence MSDLPARPTERGPLRPIELAVGAVLGGATVGLVTVGALIPFAAALQLVAAVPLAMIAHRYRLRALITATGSAVLVCFVAAGIVPAFGILSSATIAGIIGIVKRRRGSLPAVLGLSVIAGLGFAAFAVGSLFVLSRSRDLLFNTIRSTAEGLERTAARQPQLEPLGRGVADAADAAIRWWWLLIGGGVLVGIVATAVFSWFVLGSVLDRLSWLPSRDRLDAQPDDRAIAPLPVRLREVGFRYPGAPVDALSGIDLTVDTGEFVAIVGHNGSGKSTLTRLLAGHPPSTGSVDRPGAAGLGHLGGTALVLQRPESQTLGVLVADDVVWGLSTELAAAVDIDGLLREVGLDGMGDRETATLSGGQQQRLAVAAALARRPALLIADEATSMIDPDGRRDLVALLAELPKRHPMAVVLVTHHEADAAAADRVVHLAGGRTVERLPAWPRPAGEIRRRPMGETILQLSEVRHTYNHGTPWAAPALHGVDLTVRRGEALLVVGGNGSGKSTLAWIMAGLIEPSSGRCELGGKPIAKQIGRVELAFQHSRLQLQKQTVGDEIADWGGRATGSGAVGRALDAVGLDRALAARSIEELSGGQAKRVVLAAIVASHAPVVVLDEPLAGLDPHGRAEIVELLARLRDSGLTLIVISHDVHDMAAVCDRTVHLESGRILETDPIRDTANVPAHQLDSCTAMPGTRPGDPAWRLGNGGR is encoded by the coding sequence GTGAGTGATCTGCCCGCCCGCCCCACCGAGCGCGGACCGCTGCGCCCGATCGAATTGGCGGTGGGGGCGGTACTCGGCGGTGCCACCGTCGGCCTGGTCACCGTCGGTGCGCTGATTCCGTTCGCCGCGGCGCTGCAGCTGGTCGCCGCGGTGCCGCTGGCCATGATCGCGCACCGCTATCGGCTGCGCGCCCTGATCACCGCGACCGGATCGGCCGTGCTGGTCTGCTTCGTCGCGGCGGGCATCGTGCCCGCATTCGGCATTCTCAGCTCGGCCACCATCGCGGGCATTATCGGCATCGTCAAACGTCGGCGCGGCAGCTTGCCCGCGGTGCTCGGATTGTCGGTAATCGCCGGTCTCGGCTTCGCGGCCTTCGCCGTCGGATCGCTGTTCGTACTGTCCCGGTCCCGGGATCTACTGTTCAACACCATCCGCAGCACCGCGGAGGGCCTGGAGCGGACGGCGGCGCGGCAGCCCCAGCTCGAACCCCTCGGACGCGGAGTCGCCGACGCCGCGGACGCCGCGATCCGCTGGTGGTGGCTCCTGATCGGCGGTGGTGTGCTGGTGGGCATCGTCGCGACGGCGGTGTTCTCCTGGTTCGTACTCGGCTCGGTACTCGACCGGCTGTCCTGGCTGCCCAGTCGGGACCGGCTCGACGCACAGCCCGACGACCGGGCGATCGCGCCGCTGCCGGTGCGACTGCGCGAGGTCGGCTTCCGCTATCCGGGCGCGCCGGTGGATGCGCTGTCCGGTATCGATCTCACGGTCGATACCGGCGAATTCGTGGCCATTGTCGGCCACAACGGATCGGGCAAATCGACACTGACCCGGCTGCTCGCGGGACATCCGCCGTCCACCGGCAGTGTGGACCGGCCGGGCGCCGCAGGCCTCGGCCATCTGGGTGGCACCGCGCTGGTGCTGCAGCGGCCGGAGAGTCAAACGCTCGGTGTGCTCGTCGCCGACGATGTGGTGTGGGGTCTGTCCACCGAACTCGCCGCCGCGGTCGATATCGATGGTCTGCTGCGCGAGGTCGGCCTGGACGGCATGGGCGATCGCGAGACCGCGACGCTTTCGGGCGGCCAGCAGCAGCGGCTGGCGGTGGCTGCGGCATTGGCCCGCCGCCCCGCGCTGCTTATTGCCGACGAGGCCACCTCGATGATCGATCCGGACGGTCGCCGCGATCTCGTCGCACTCCTGGCCGAACTGCCCAAACGCCATCCGATGGCGGTGGTGCTGGTAACCCATCACGAGGCCGATGCCGCCGCCGCCGACCGGGTGGTGCATCTGGCCGGTGGCCGGACCGTGGAACGGCTGCCTGCCTGGCCGCGACCGGCCGGCGAGATCCGGCGTCGGCCGATGGGCGAAACCATCCTGCAGCTGAGCGAGGTCCGCCACACCTATAACCACGGAACACCGTGGGCCGCACCGGCTTTGCACGGCGTCGACCTGACAGTGCGGCGCGGCGAGGCGCTACTCGTGGTGGGCGGCAATGGATCCGGAAAATCGACATTGGCCTGGATCATGGCCGGATTGATCGAACCCAGTTCCGGCCGTTGCGAATTGGGCGGTAAGCCGATCGCGAAGCAGATCGGCCGGGTGGAATTGGCGTTCCAGCACTCCCGGCTACAGCTGCAGAAGCAGACGGTCGGCGACGAAATCGCGGACTGGGGCGGACGTGCCACCGGATCCGGTGCGGTCGGACGCGCACTGGATGCGGTCGGTCTGGATCGCGCACTGGCCGCGCGCTCCATCGAGGAACTCAGCGGCGGCCAAGCCAAGCGCGTGGTGCTCGCGGCCATTGTGGCCAGCCACGCGCCGGTCGTCGTGCTCGACGAACCGCTGGCCGGATTGGATCCGCACGGTCGCGCCGAAATCGTGGAACTGCTTGCCCGCCTGCGCGATTCCGGCCTCACCCTGATCGTCATCTCACATGACGTGCACGATATGGCCGCGGTCTGCGACCGGACCGTACACCTCGAGTCCGGACGCATTCTGGAGACCGATCCGATCCGCGATACCGCGAATGTGCCCGCACACCAGCTGGATTCCTGCACGGCAATGCCGGGAACGCGCCCAGGCGATCCGGCCTGGCGACTCGGGAACGGAGGTCGGTAA
- a CDS encoding NAD(P)/FAD-dependent oxidoreductase: MTAGERPSVIIIGAGFGGVGMAIELRRNGFDDIAILERGTDIGGVWRENTYPGAACDVPSPLYSFSYEPKPDWPQRYSGQAAIHDYLRGVAQRHRLLEAIHFGAEVTDAEFDDSSGRWTVRTEDGTARTADVLISAVGQLSRPALPNIPGIDTFTGQAFHSAEWDHGVELAGKRVACIGTGASAIQYIPEIQPQVEHLTLFQRTAAWVLPKFDTDYTPVQHKLFARLPGALLVERFGWWAIAEFIALGLVEFPWIVGLVAKIASKHLEVQVPDPELRAKLTPDYPIGCKRGLFSNNYYPALLEPNVQVETTAITEIVPNGVRTADGTVHEAEVIIYGTGFKGTEFLWPMNIYGRAGRKLSDAWQGGAHAYCGITVPDFPNLFLVYGPNTNLGVGSIIYMIESQARYIRQAVQLLADRPGHVLEVRPEAEAQFNTAVQQRLERTPWNFCSSWYRTASGRITNNWPGPQLAYRRRVRKLKAADYELTRVV; this comes from the coding sequence ATGACAGCTGGCGAACGGCCCTCGGTCATCATCATCGGCGCCGGTTTCGGCGGCGTCGGGATGGCAATCGAATTGCGGCGCAACGGTTTCGACGATATCGCTATCCTGGAGCGCGGCACGGACATCGGCGGGGTCTGGCGGGAGAATACCTACCCCGGCGCAGCTTGTGATGTGCCGTCGCCGCTGTACTCGTTCTCCTACGAGCCCAAGCCGGACTGGCCGCAGCGGTATTCCGGACAGGCCGCGATCCACGACTACCTGCGCGGTGTCGCCCAGCGGCACCGCCTGCTGGAGGCGATCCATTTCGGTGCCGAGGTGACCGACGCCGAATTCGACGACAGTTCCGGCCGCTGGACCGTACGGACCGAGGACGGCACGGCCCGAACCGCCGACGTGCTCATCTCCGCGGTCGGCCAACTGTCCCGGCCCGCCCTGCCGAACATCCCTGGCATCGATACCTTCACCGGTCAGGCGTTCCACTCCGCCGAATGGGATCACGGCGTCGAGTTGGCCGGTAAACGCGTCGCCTGCATCGGCACCGGCGCCAGCGCCATCCAGTACATTCCGGAGATCCAGCCGCAGGTCGAACACCTCACCCTGTTCCAGCGCACAGCGGCCTGGGTGCTGCCCAAATTCGATACCGACTACACCCCGGTCCAGCACAAACTCTTCGCCCGGCTGCCCGGCGCCCTGCTCGTCGAACGCTTCGGCTGGTGGGCCATCGCCGAATTCATCGCGCTCGGCCTTGTCGAGTTCCCGTGGATCGTAGGACTGGTCGCGAAAATCGCGTCGAAACATCTGGAAGTACAGGTCCCGGATCCGGAACTGCGCGCCAAGCTCACCCCCGACTACCCGATCGGCTGTAAGCGCGGCCTGTTCTCCAACAACTACTACCCGGCTCTGCTCGAACCGAATGTGCAGGTCGAGACCACCGCCATCACCGAAATCGTGCCGAACGGCGTGCGCACCGCCGACGGCACGGTGCACGAGGCGGAGGTGATCATCTACGGCACCGGGTTCAAGGGCACCGAATTCCTCTGGCCCATGAATATTTACGGCCGCGCGGGCCGCAAGCTCTCCGATGCCTGGCAGGGCGGCGCGCACGCCTACTGCGGCATTACCGTGCCCGACTTCCCCAATCTGTTCCTGGTCTACGGACCGAATACCAATCTCGGCGTCGGCTCGATCATCTACATGATCGAATCGCAGGCCCGCTATATCCGCCAGGCCGTCCAACTGCTCGCCGACCGTCCCGGCCACGTGCTCGAGGTGCGTCCCGAGGCGGAGGCGCAATTCAATACCGCGGTTCAGCAGCGCCTCGAGCGCACACCGTGGAACTTCTGCTCCAGCTGGTATCGCACCGCTTCGGGCCGGATCACGAACAACTGGCCGGGTCCGCAGCTCGCCTATCGCCGTCGGGTCCGCAAGCTGAAGGCCGCCGATTACGAGCTGACCCGGGTCGTCTAG
- a CDS encoding AraC family transcriptional regulator — protein MSAVERVQDPGIRDWNFPRGIASVALMVGYAGEQGVPVTRMLAGTGLTEAMLHDPDAQIDARTELAVIRNLVRELADMPALGVEIGRRYRITTFGIFGFACVSSPTLGEAISFALRYLELSFTFCLPVAEWGEGEFIAWVHDESIPVDVRQFLVERDVTAMHQVMSDLIGKQLPLTRAEFRFPEPTYVDRIMAVTQVQPRFGRPHNLFTIDPAMLEQPLPQANEHTWAMCLAQCRDLVDRRRARTGIAAEVRELLVPGGADGFAAPRGIDSVARDLNMSTRTLRRHLDAAGTSYRALLDEVRRALAEEMLTATPLSVSDVAIRLGYAESSTFIYAFKRWTGATPAAYRRERAVRR, from the coding sequence ATGTCCGCTGTGGAGCGGGTACAGGATCCGGGCATCCGCGACTGGAACTTTCCGCGCGGCATCGCCAGCGTGGCACTTATGGTCGGCTATGCCGGTGAGCAGGGCGTGCCCGTCACGCGCATGCTCGCCGGAACCGGGCTGACCGAGGCCATGCTGCACGATCCGGACGCGCAGATCGACGCGCGCACCGAACTCGCCGTCATCCGCAATCTCGTCCGCGAACTCGCCGATATGCCCGCGCTCGGTGTCGAGATCGGTCGCCGGTATCGGATCACCACTTTCGGCATTTTCGGCTTCGCCTGCGTCAGCAGTCCGACGCTCGGTGAGGCGATCTCGTTCGCGCTGCGCTATCTGGAGCTGAGCTTCACCTTCTGCCTGCCCGTCGCGGAATGGGGGGAGGGCGAATTCATCGCGTGGGTGCACGACGAATCGATTCCGGTCGATGTGCGCCAGTTCCTGGTCGAACGCGATGTGACCGCCATGCATCAGGTCATGAGCGATCTGATCGGTAAACAGCTGCCGCTCACCAGGGCCGAATTCCGTTTTCCCGAGCCGACATACGTCGATCGGATCATGGCGGTCACCCAGGTGCAGCCCCGTTTCGGGCGGCCGCACAACCTGTTCACCATCGATCCGGCAATGCTGGAACAGCCACTGCCGCAGGCGAATGAGCACACCTGGGCCATGTGCCTCGCGCAATGCCGCGATCTGGTGGATCGACGCCGAGCCCGCACGGGTATCGCGGCCGAGGTGCGCGAACTCCTTGTGCCCGGCGGTGCGGACGGATTCGCGGCCCCGCGTGGAATCGACTCCGTCGCACGCGATCTCAATATGAGCACTCGCACCCTGCGCCGCCACCTCGATGCCGCGGGTACCAGCTACCGCGCGCTGCTGGACGAGGTGCGCCGCGCGCTCGCCGAGGAAATGCTCACCGCCACACCACTTTCGGTGAGCGATGTGGCCATCCGGCTCGGCTACGCCGAATCCTCCACCTTCATCTACGCCTTCAAGCGCTGGACCGGCGCGACACCGGCCGCCTACCGCCGCGAGCGGGCGGTGCGCCGCTAA
- a CDS encoding metallophosphoesterase, with protein MILVAQVSDTHFDLGTRNAERVERVMAYLADLRRRPDAILVTGDITDSGKPEQYAEARGALDTDIPVYALPGNHDDRAAFRTILLGESASTAPINHAHRIGNLTVALLDSSVPGESGGRLAEETYGWLRGVLAAAPADAPVLLALHHPPAHLFSPVIDEISLAEPEKLAEVVAADKRIVGVITGHAHSAATTTFAGRPLLISPSTASVLGGEWELELPHRVMDYAPDPAIALHVIDENHRITTHFRSVAMGGRIGVQPH; from the coding sequence ATGATCCTGGTGGCTCAGGTCAGCGATACCCATTTCGATCTCGGCACCCGCAATGCCGAACGGGTCGAGCGGGTCATGGCCTATCTCGCCGATCTGCGACGCAGGCCCGATGCCATTCTGGTGACCGGCGATATCACCGATTCGGGTAAGCCCGAGCAGTATGCCGAGGCGCGCGGCGCACTCGACACCGATATCCCCGTCTACGCCCTGCCCGGTAATCACGACGACCGCGCCGCCTTCCGCACGATCCTGCTCGGCGAATCCGCGTCGACCGCGCCGATCAATCACGCACACCGGATCGGCAATTTGACCGTGGCCCTGCTGGATTCGAGCGTCCCCGGCGAATCCGGCGGCCGACTCGCCGAGGAAACCTACGGCTGGCTGCGCGGCGTACTCGCCGCCGCACCCGCCGACGCGCCCGTACTCCTCGCGCTGCACCATCCGCCCGCACATCTGTTCAGTCCGGTCATCGATGAGATCTCGCTGGCCGAGCCCGAAAAATTGGCCGAGGTGGTCGCCGCCGACAAACGCATTGTCGGCGTGATCACCGGACATGCGCACTCCGCCGCCACGACCACCTTCGCGGGCCGCCCGCTACTGATCTCCCCGAGCACCGCCTCTGTACTCGGCGGGGAGTGGGAACTCGAGCTCCCCCATCGCGTGATGGACTACGCGCCGGATCCGGCCATCGCCCTGCACGTCATCGACGAAAATCACCGCATCACAACGCATTTCCGGAGCGTTGCGATGGGCGGCCGGATCGGCGTGCAGCCGCATTAG
- a CDS encoding MarR family winged helix-turn-helix transcriptional regulator, whose product MPEKRPDLAAMIAPLGRALAMAELPILERHGLTMWGYVVLLGLGDEPVYTQAALAKKIRADKTRIIGTLDELQQRGLIRRDLDPADRRARLISLTPAGRTTRDQAQRDIQEQENRLLSQLPAADRKSFLRSLQTLWASVVDPSS is encoded by the coding sequence ATGCCGGAAAAGCGTCCCGACCTCGCCGCGATGATCGCGCCGCTCGGCCGCGCCCTCGCCATGGCGGAACTGCCCATACTCGAGCGGCACGGCCTGACCATGTGGGGCTATGTGGTCCTGCTCGGACTCGGCGACGAACCCGTCTACACCCAGGCCGCGCTGGCCAAGAAGATCCGCGCGGACAAGACGCGCATCATCGGCACACTCGACGAACTCCAGCAGCGCGGCCTCATCCGGCGCGACCTCGATCCGGCCGACCGGCGCGCACGCCTGATTTCGCTCACCCCGGCCGGTCGAACCACCCGCGACCAGGCACAACGCGATATCCAGGAGCAGGAGAACCGACTGCTGTCCCAGCTCCCAGCCGCCGATCGCAAGTCGTTCCTGCGGTCACTGCAGACGCTGTGGGCATCGGTCGTCGACCCGTCGAGCTGA
- a CDS encoding TIGR03086 family metal-binding protein yields MTTDSDTAAGLQTLKSLGTQVDLIALNAQAVRTSIEVVSHLTAADLTKPTPCVGWTLHGLLAHMITQHYGFAAASRGEGDLSLWRLRPLGDDPVADYRAAADHVLASFAEDGVLDRSFPLPEFTRAFEFSGAEAVSFHFIDYVVHSWDVARTLGRTVHFDDDLLAVALSVAEVVPGGPARLAPGSAFGPVIAWSGDSALDEIVAILGRSPSWPA; encoded by the coding sequence ATGACCACCGATTCCGACACCGCCGCCGGGTTGCAGACCCTCAAATCACTGGGGACACAGGTCGATTTGATCGCCCTCAATGCCCAGGCGGTGCGCACCAGCATCGAAGTCGTTTCCCATCTGACCGCCGCCGATCTGACCAAGCCGACGCCGTGCGTGGGCTGGACGCTGCATGGGTTGCTGGCGCACATGATCACCCAGCACTACGGCTTCGCGGCCGCCTCCCGCGGCGAGGGCGATCTGTCGCTGTGGCGGCTGCGTCCGCTGGGCGATGACCCGGTCGCGGACTACCGTGCCGCCGCCGATCATGTGCTGGCTTCCTTCGCCGAGGACGGCGTGCTCGACCGGTCCTTCCCGCTGCCGGAGTTCACCCGCGCCTTCGAATTCTCCGGAGCCGAGGCGGTCAGCTTCCACTTCATCGACTACGTCGTGCACTCCTGGGATGTCGCCCGAACCCTCGGCCGCACAGTGCATTTCGACGACGACTTGCTTGCGGTCGCATTATCGGTGGCCGAGGTCGTCCCCGGCGGCCCGGCCCGGCTGGCCCCTGGCTCCGCCTTCGGGCCGGTCATCGCCTGGTCCGGTGACTCCGCGCTCGACGAGATCGTCGCCATCCTCGGGCGTTCCCCGAGTTGGCCTGCGTAG